One Diospyros lotus cultivar Yz01 chromosome 1, ASM1463336v1, whole genome shotgun sequence genomic window carries:
- the LOC127808977 gene encoding calreticulin-like — MAVERRNPSLLSLIALSLVVIASAEVFFEERFDDGWENQWVKSDWKKDESTAGEWNYTSGKWSGDPNDKGIQTSEDFRFYAISAEFPKLSNKDKTLVFQFSVKHEQKLDCGGGYMKLLSGGIDQKKFGGETPYSIMFGPDICGYSTKKVHAILAYNGTNHLIKKDVPCETDQLTHVYTFILRPDAAYSILIDNVEKQTGSLYSDWDLLPPKKIKDPEAKKPEDWDDKEYIPDPEDKKPEGYDDIPKEIPDLDAKKPEDWDDEEDGEWTPPTIANPQYKGPWKQKKIKNPNYKGKWKAPMIDNPDFVDDPNLYVYPNLKYVGIELWQVKSGTLFDNILICDDPDYAKKLAEETWGKHKDAEKAAFDEAEKKREEEESKDDPVDSDVEDEDDADADADDDVDDDAEDTEESAHDEL; from the exons ATGGCGGTAGAGAGACGAAACCCtagtcttctctctctcattgcccTCTCTCTAGTAGTGATCGCATCTGCTGAAGTGTTCTTTGAAGAGCGTTTTGacg ATGGTTGGGAGAACCAATGGGTTAAATCCGACTGGAAGAAAGATGAGAGCACGGCTGGGGAATGGAACTATACTAGCGGTAAATGGAGTGGGGATCCTAATGATAAAG GCATCCAAACCAGCGAAGACTTCAGGTTCTATGCTATCTCTGCGGAGTTCCCAAAATTGAGCAATAAGGATAAGACattagtttttcaattttctgttaaGCATGAACAGAAGCTTGACTGTGGTGGTGGCTACATGAAACTGCTTAGCGGTGGCATTGATCAAAAGAAATTCGGTGGTGAAACCCCATATAG TATTATGTTTGGTCCAGATATCTGTGGCTACAGTACCAAGAAAGTCCATGCCATTCTTGCATACAATGGAACAAATCACTTGATCAAGAAGGATGTTCCTTGTGAGACCGACCAGTTGACTCATGTCTATACATTCATTCTGCGACCAGATGCTGCCTACAGCATTCTGATTGACAATGTGGAGAAGCAAACTGGTAGCCTGTACTCTGATTGGGACCTTCTACcaccaaagaaaataaaagatccTGAGGCCAAAAAG CCTGAAGATTGGGATGACAAAGAATACATTCCTGATCCTGAAGATAAGAAGCCGGAG GGGTATGATGATATCCCTAAGGAGATACCAGATCTTGATGCCAAAAAG CCTGAGGACTGGGATGACGAGGAAGATGGTGAGTGGACACCCCCAACAATTGCTAATCCTCAGTACAAGGGTCCATGGAAGCAAAAG AAAATTAAGAATCCCAACTACAAGGGAAAGTGGAAGGCACCTATGATCGACAACCCAG ATTTTGTAGATGATCCTAATCTGTATGTGTATCCAAACTTGAAGTATGTTGGAATAGAGCTGTGGCAG GTGAAATCTGGAACCTTGTTCGACAATATCTTGATTTGTGATGACCCCGATTATGCGAAGAAGCTGGCAGAGGAAACATGGGGCAAACACAAGGAT GCTGAGAAGGCAGCATTTGATGAggcagagaagaagagagaggaggag GAATCAAAGGATGATCCTGTAGATTCAGAT gttgaggatgaagatgatgCCGACGCTGATGCTGATGATGATGTCGATGACGATGCCGAGGACACAGAAGAAAGTGCACAT GATGAACTATAG